The DNA region CGTAGCCACCCCCATTAGTGGTGCAGTTCTAAATTAGGATTTTCTAGCTTACGTTGTTGCCTACGGAACATCGCAGGCGGTATGTCACCCAAGCTTTCATGGGGCCGTTCTTCGTTGTATTCATGCATCCATCGGCGTGTTATCTGCCTGACCTGTGCCAGCGACTCGAACACGTAAGCGTTCAAGACTTCGTGCCGATAGGTTTTGTTGAAGCGCTCAATGAACGCGTTCTGATTCGGTTTGCCAGGCTGGATGTATCGAAGCTCCACACGGTTCTCCTGACACCAGTCCTGGAATATTTGGGCGGTATACTCGGGGCCGTTGTCCACGCGGATTGCTTTGGGCTTGCCTCGATACTCCACCAACTGATCCAGCGTTCTGACAACACGACCGCATGGGATCGAGGTATCAATGACGATATGGAGAACCTCCCGCACACCTTCGTCGATGACATTCAGCGTTCGGAAGCGACATGATCCTCGATAGAGCGAGTCGCTCATGAAGTCCAAAGACCATTCGACGTTGGCTTGCGCCTCGATTTCCATCGGCTGCTGAACGCGGCTCGGCAAACGCCGCTTCTTACGCCGCGGTAGATTCAAGCTCAGAGCTCGATACACGCGGTAGGTACGTTTATGGTTCCACTCGTGGCCATCCAGTCTCAGCCTCGTATGGATCTTCCAGAAGCCCCAGCGAGGGTGCTTAGCTACTTTGGTATTGATGGCCTCGATCACCTCGCGATCCCTGGCTTCCCAGTCGACGGTCTGCCGATACCAGATGCTGCGCGATAGACCGAGCGCTCTACTAGCCTTCGACTTTGACATGCGATGTTCGGCCACCAGATAACTGGCTGCTTCTCGTTTATCTAGTGGCATCAGAGCTTTTTTTCGATCAGATCCTTGAGCGCATGATTCTCTAGCGCCAGGTCGGCGTACATGCGCTTCAGCTTCGACAGCTCTTGCTCTGTCTCTCGAAGTCGTCTTAGCTCAGACGCTTGCATGCCTCCGTATTTCGACTTCCAGTTGTAGTAGGTGGCTGAGCTGATGCCGTGCCGTCGACAGACATCGCTCGTTTTGGCGCCAGCTTCCACTTCCTTCAGGATGGACACAATCTGTGTTTCGCTGAATCGGCTCTTCTTCATCGGTATCTCCTTGCAGTATCATTCTGCCAGAAAATTCCAATTTTGGTTTGCTCCCTATTTGGGGGTGGCTACGAGTGCACTAGTTGAGTACCAATGGTATTGGGTAATAAACTATTCCAATTGGTTGACTGAAAGGACGGTACCTGGACTCTTGTTTGTGAGGTAGCAGGCAGCTGTTAAAATCAAAAGGATCCGATCTAATTGTGTAAATACCAATTTTCGCAGAAACTGATTGTGACTCTAGCTGTAGCCAGAACTTGACTGGCTCGAACTCCTTCATCATACACCGCTGTATTTCAGTAGCTAAGTCTTTTGCGTCATCTATGCGCTCACCATAAGAAGCTCAAAATACGCCGTTGCGTTTGCGGAATCGAGTGACAAAAAGTATATCGAAGGTCACTAGCTAGACACATTCCGGATCAAGAAACGCACCCATCATCGTCTCGAAAAAATCGGATCTAGACCTGTGTCGTCGGCCGAGGAACTCACAATAAGACTCCATGAGTTGAATCGCGAACGGCGCGTTGGTCTGGTGGTAGAATTGAGTGGAGACTTCAACTTTAGGGCGTCCGTTGCGATAGCGCCAGTCCGATCGTCGCCTAGTCGAACCTGTTTGGTCATCGAGCTGTTATGAATCGTAAATTGTTAGTCTTAATGATATTGCTCACTGTCTATTCGAGATACGTATGGGCAGAGAGTACCGAATCTCGACCAGATGTATTGCGCCAGGCGATTAGGGAAGACGCTTATATTCAGGCCATTATGGGTGCATTGAAGGAGAAGCATTTCAAATGCCCGATTTTTGATTCCATTACGGCGACGGCCGGCGTAACAATCATGAAGGAAGTAGAACCGTACGTGTACAGTCCCAGGAGCGGTGAATTTAGCTTGCAGCCCGGACGACTGCAGATTCATTTGAATTGCGTGAACAACATTGCCGTTACTGTGGATGCGTTGTACGACGAACGAGTCGGCTACACGCCATTGGTTAACAGTGTGAGAAAGCTCTCGTTTGAGTATGGCGGCTACGGCATTATTTTCAGATGGCTAAAGCCAACTGGCGGTACCTCCGAAGAAGCAATATTGAACGATCCATTGCTGACACACATCTATCCGATGTTAAGCAATCATTTTTCCGCCTGTAGCAAGCCATCTGTTGAATGGCAGGAGCACGATGGATCCTTGGAATACGTGATGGACTATGAAAAAAACAAACACGAGTACAAGAGTTTTGTTCTCGGTTTTAGGTGTCAGACGTCGGGCGGTGTTCGATCACACCGCGCGAGCGGTCGATACTTCCCGCAGACCGGAAACGTAATTTGGATCGAACTCACGGCATACACGTTAGCTATTGATTAGAAAACCGATGCTCTGCCAATCCAAAGTAGCGTGACGTCGAGATGGTGTATGACGTGGCCTATTGGTCGAGCCGTCCAAGTACGAGCAGCGGCTGTTCGAAATTGATCGTCTTAAGCGAGTCGCTAGACAACAATAGACGCGCCTAACAGACCGGCAACTCCGTTCGCTCGACTGTTATGTATTGGTTGCCGTCGCTTAAACTCGAACGAGCGATACGTCGCATGACGCGGTGTTGGCAACACCGGTCGCAGTCGAGCCAATCAGTGCGCGCACGCCTGACTTGGAGTGGGTGCCCAGAATAATGAGATCCGCTTTCTTTCGATGGGCGATGTTGCAGATCACCGCGTAGGGTTTGCCCACCTTCAATACGCGATTTTTTTTCGGAATGTCGAACTTGGAAACAAAGGCATGAAACTCCGGAATCGCTTCCTCTTTGAGTTCGCGCTCGTAGTCTTTGGGTAGAAACGAGTACGGCAAGACGTTGACAACGATAAGAGTGCTGTCGAACAGCTGCGCGAGCTGCTTCGCTTTGGTCAGTACCTTTCGGCCCTCTTTACCGATTTCAATTGCACACACAATAGTCTTGTACATGGTGTCTCCTTTTTCGACAAGTTATTGCTCTGTCGTCGACTAATGATAGCAGGCTTGCACCTAATCTGCTTGGATCGAGTATGAACTCACGATCATTTAATTGGCCCCATACTGGTATCTTCGATCCGTTAATTATTGAGTGAGCGGGTAGTTGGATGACGACACTAACCGCTCATGAAGACTCCGGTTATCTTGGGCACAGTGCCTCTCGTTGACGTAAACTTATTCGAAGAAT from Pseudomonadota bacterium includes:
- a CDS encoding universal stress protein; the encoded protein is MYKTIVCAIEIGKEGRKVLTKAKQLAQLFDSTLIVVNVLPYSFLPKDYERELKEEAIPEFHAFVSKFDIPKKNRVLKVGKPYAVICNIAHRKKADLIILGTHSKSGVRALIGSTATGVANTASCDVSLVRV
- a CDS encoding IS3 family transposase (programmed frameshift) — its product is MKKSRFSETQIVSILKEVEAGAKTSDVCRRHGISSATYYNWKSKYGGMQASELRRLRETEQELSKLKRMYADLALENHALKDLIGKKALMPLDKREAASYLVAEHRMSKSKASRALGLSRSIWYRQTVDWEARDREVIEAINTKVAKHPRWGFWKIHTRLRLDGHEWNHKRTYRVYRALSLNLPRRKKRRLPSRVQQPMEIEAQANVEWSLDFMSDSLYRGSCRFRTLNVIDEGVREVLHIVIDTSIPCGRVVRTLDQLVEYRGKPKAIRVDNGPEYTAQIFQDWCQENRVELRYIQPGKPNQNAFIERFNKTYRHEVLNAYVFESLAQVRQITRRWMHEYNEERPHESLGDIPPAMFRRQQRKLENPNLELHH